A region from the Stutzerimonas stutzeri genome encodes:
- a CDS encoding NADP-dependent isocitrate dehydrogenase: MSTRSKIIYTFTDEAPALATYSLLPIVEAFAASADIAVETRDISLAGRILASFADQLDADKAVDDDLAKLAELTNQPDANIIKLPNISASVPQLKAAIAELQALGYNIPNYPEDPQTDAEKDARARYSKVLGSAVNPVLREGNSDRRAPAAVKAFARKHPHSMGKWSKASQSHADYMRGGDFFSSEQSITMDKAGDVRIEFVGKDGQVEVKKTLSLQEGEVLDGMFMSCKKLRAFFEETLQDCKETGVMWSLHVKATMMKISHPIVFGHAVSVYYKDVFDKYGELFKELGVNPNNGLSSVYDKIKALPDSKQEEILHDIHACYAGRPEMAMVDSVKGITNLHIPSDVIVDASMPAMIRSSGQMWGKDGKLKDTKAVMPESTYARIYQEMINFCKTNGAFDPTTMGSVSNVGLMAQKAEEYGSHDKTFEMVVDGTMRVVLADGTVLIQHDVEKGDIWRACQTKDAPIRDWVKLAVTRARQSNTPAIFWLDPERAHDCELQKKVETYLQEHDLTGLDIRLMGYNEAIRVSMERLIRGQDTISVTGNVLRDYLTDLFPIMELGTSAKMLSIVPLMAGGGMYETGAGGSAPKHVQQLIEENHLRWDSLGEFLALAVSLEETGIKTGNAKAKLLGKTLDAATGKLLDNNKSPSRRTGELDNRGSHFYLALYWAQELAAQTEDLELQARFAPLAKQLSDNEEAIIAEMAAVQGKPVDIGGYYRSNSELTSQVMRPSATFNAALAALT; the protein is encoded by the coding sequence ATGTCCACCCGCTCGAAGATCATTTACACCTTCACCGACGAAGCACCGGCACTGGCCACCTATTCGCTTCTGCCCATTGTAGAAGCCTTTGCCGCCTCTGCTGACATAGCCGTCGAAACACGTGACATCTCTCTTGCAGGGCGCATTCTTGCAAGTTTTGCCGACCAGCTGGACGCCGACAAAGCAGTCGATGACGACCTGGCCAAGCTCGCCGAGCTGACCAACCAGCCGGACGCGAACATCATCAAGCTGCCTAACATCAGCGCATCCGTACCGCAGCTCAAGGCGGCCATCGCAGAACTGCAGGCGCTTGGCTACAACATCCCCAACTATCCGGAAGATCCGCAGACCGACGCCGAAAAGGACGCCCGTGCGCGCTACAGCAAGGTGCTCGGCAGCGCCGTGAACCCGGTACTGCGCGAAGGCAACTCCGATCGCCGCGCACCTGCGGCCGTTAAAGCCTTTGCCCGCAAGCATCCGCACTCCATGGGCAAGTGGAGCAAGGCCTCCCAGTCCCACGCAGACTACATGCGCGGTGGCGATTTCTTCTCCAGTGAGCAGTCCATCACCATGGACAAAGCTGGCGACGTGCGTATCGAGTTCGTCGGCAAAGACGGCCAGGTCGAAGTGAAGAAGACGCTTTCCTTGCAGGAAGGCGAAGTGCTCGACGGCATGTTCATGAGCTGCAAGAAACTGCGTGCCTTCTTCGAAGAGACCCTGCAGGACTGCAAGGAAACGGGCGTCATGTGGTCGCTGCATGTGAAGGCCACGATGATGAAGATTTCCCATCCGATCGTGTTCGGCCATGCCGTCAGCGTCTATTACAAGGACGTCTTCGATAAGTACGGCGAGCTGTTCAAGGAACTGGGCGTCAATCCGAACAACGGCTTGAGCAGCGTCTATGACAAGATCAAGGCGCTACCCGATTCGAAGCAGGAAGAGATCCTCCACGACATCCACGCCTGCTATGCCGGCCGCCCGGAAATGGCGATGGTCGATTCCGTCAAGGGCATCACCAACCTGCACATCCCGAGCGACGTGATCGTCGATGCGTCCATGCCAGCGATGATCCGCAGCTCCGGGCAGATGTGGGGCAAGGACGGCAAGCTCAAGGACACCAAAGCCGTAATGCCGGAAAGCACCTACGCGCGGATCTATCAGGAGATGATCAACTTCTGCAAAACCAACGGCGCGTTCGACCCGACCACCATGGGCAGCGTCTCGAACGTTGGCCTGATGGCGCAGAAAGCCGAAGAATACGGCTCGCACGACAAGACCTTCGAGATGGTTGTGGACGGCACCATGCGCGTCGTACTCGCCGATGGCACCGTTCTGATACAGCACGACGTGGAAAAAGGCGACATCTGGCGCGCCTGCCAGACCAAAGACGCGCCGATTCGCGACTGGGTCAAGCTGGCAGTCACTCGTGCCCGTCAATCGAACACGCCGGCAATCTTCTGGCTTGATCCCGAGCGCGCCCACGATTGTGAGCTGCAGAAGAAAGTCGAAACCTACCTGCAGGAGCACGACCTGACCGGTCTGGACATCCGTCTGATGGGCTACAACGAGGCCATTCGCGTCAGCATGGAGCGCCTGATCCGCGGCCAGGACACCATTTCGGTGACCGGCAACGTACTGCGCGACTATCTGACGGATCTGTTCCCGATCATGGAGCTGGGCACGTCGGCCAAGATGCTTTCCATCGTTCCACTGATGGCCGGCGGCGGCATGTACGAAACCGGCGCTGGCGGTTCCGCGCCCAAGCATGTCCAACAGCTCATCGAAGAGAACCACCTGCGCTGGGATTCGCTCGGCGAGTTCCTCGCGTTGGCGGTATCGCTGGAAGAAACCGGGATCAAGACCGGCAACGCCAAGGCCAAGCTGCTTGGCAAGACGCTGGACGCGGCCACCGGCAAGCTGCTCGACAACAACAAGTCGCCTTCGCGTCGCACCGGCGAGCTGGACAACCGTGGCAGCCACTTCTACCTGGCGCTGTACTGGGCCCAGGAACTGGCGGCACAGACCGAAGATCTCGAGTTGCAAGCTCGCTTCGCACCGCTGGCCAAACAGCTGAGCGACAACGAAGAAGCCATCATCGCCGAAATGGCCGCGGTCCAGGGCAAGCCAGTGGATATTGGCGGCTACTACCGTTCCAACTCGGAGTTGACCAGCCAGGTCATGCGTCCGAGCGCAACCTTCAACGCCGCGCTCGCCGCACTGACATGA